CCCCAAAATGGCAAGATGACGCGGCCGCGCCGTCGAAGTCCGCAGGGACAACCGAACTTAGTGGTGGGGTCTTCGTCCCGTTCAATCCAAGTCCCGCCAGCAACGAAAGAAACATTTCTGAAATTATCCCGGCGCACGCCGCGCTCATTTTCATTGAATTCTTTCGTCCCATGGGGGGACTTGAATCGGAGGCTGGGACAATATGCCCTCGTTACTTACTTTGGCGGATTGACAAAACAATCAGGCGTGCGAGTGGTGATTATGGGACTGGGAGGATTGTTCAGGTTAAGGGATTTAAGGCTGTCACCGGGCTTTTTGGCGGTATTGCAGTCTTTTGTGGTTGTGATCGCCGCTGCGGTAATCGAATTGGCCTGGGTGTTGTTCCATCACGGAAATTTACGCGACTCAAGCGTCCGAGGCTTGCCGATATTGGCAGAACTGTGGGTTCCCGGTTTTCAAATAATTCGTATTGTGTCTGAGTTAGGATTGGAAACTGCCATCACTTGCTTAACGCTTTGGTTTTGCCACTGGAAATTTCCCAAGCTTCATTTGCCGGTATTTTTGCTCTGCATCTTTCTGTGGAGTTTGCAGGACATCGGAATGAACTCATGGGTGATCAAGTAACCTTGCATGAATCGGATTAGCCAACCGCATCGGCCGGATTGCGGAAAGAATGCGTCCAGTGAGCTGGCACTTGATAAGGTGGCGTAACAGATGGCGAAGGTGGGCTTATAACTGGTTAAGATTCATTGACGCTGCGGGCGGGAATTATTAGATTGCCTCACGTTTGGCGTCGTGTCGGACATGAATTAGCCAAACTTAGCCGGTTCCCAATGAACTTTACGAACTTATTTGCGTCCTCCATCGGGAAGAAGTTTATCATGGCCATCACCGGCCTGCTGCTTTTCCTCTTCGTCGTGGCCCATCTGGCGGGAAATCTGCAAGTCTTCCTCGGACCGGAAGCCATCAATCGTTACGGCAATTTTTTGCAGACGAATATCGAGCTGATCTGGCCGGCGCGCATCGGCTTGCTGGTCATTGTGGGCTTGCATATCTGGGCGGCGATCAAACTTTCGGCGGAGAATCGTGCGGCGCGACCGCAGGCTTACGCGCATTATGAAGTAGTGGCGGCAAGCTATGCTTCGCGCACGATGTTGATGAGCGGACTGATCATTTTGGCGTTCATCATTTATCATCTACTGCATTTTACGGCGCAGGTGCCGGGAATCAATTTCACGGGGAAAAATTTTGCGGACTTGCATGATGCCAAGCAGCAACATGACATTTTCGCGATGCTGGTGCTGGGTTTTCAAAATCCGCTGGTGGCGGCATTTTATGTGTTTGCGATGTTTTTGTTGTGCCTGCACTTGAGCCACGGCTTGAGCGCGATGTTTCAATCGCTGGGCTGGAAGACGCCGGCTTACGGGCCGTGCCTGGACAGGGGGGCGCGGGTGGTGGCGTGGTTGATTTTTGCGGGTTACGCGATCATACCGATCGCCATTCAGCTTGGCTACGGCAGCAGTTATTTGAAAGAGGTGCTGAAATGAAAATTGACAGCAGGATTCCCTCCGGCCCGCTCGCCAGCAAGTGGGACCAGCACAAGTTCGACATGAAACTTGTGAACCCGGCGAATAAGCGGAAGTTCGATGTCATTATCGTGGGCAGCGGTTTGGCGGGGGCATCGGCAGCGGCGACGATGGCGGAGCTGGGTTACAAGGTGAAGTGCTTTTGCTTTCAGGACAGCCCGCGGCGTGCGCATAGTATTGCGGCGCAAGGGGGTATCAACGCGGCGAAGAATTACCAGAACGACGGCGATAGTGTTTACCGGCTTTTTTACGATACGATCAAGGGCGGGGATTTTCGGTCGCGCGAGGCGAATGTGTATCGTCTGGCGCAGGTGAGTGTGAATATTATTGACCAGTGCGTGGCGCAAGGAGTTCCGTTTGCGCGCGAATATGGGGGATTGTTGGCGAATAGGTCGTTTGGCGGGGCGCAGGTGTCGCGAACTTTTTACGCGCGCGGACAGACGGGACAGCAGTTGCTCCTGGGGGCTTATCAGGCGTTGAGCCGGCAGATCGGATTGGGCACGGTGAAAATGTTTCCGCGCACGGAGATGCTCGATGTGGTGGTGATTGACAACCAGGCGCGCGGGATCGTCGTCCGCGATTTGGTCACAGGAGAAATTTCTTCGCACGCGGCCGATGCGGTCGTCCTCGCGACGGGCGGTTATGGCAACGTGTTTTATCTCTCGACGAATGCGCGCGGCTGCAATGTCACCGCGACCTGGCGCGCGTATAAAAAAGGCGCGGCATTCGCGAATCCCTGTTACACGCAAATCCATCCGACGTGCATTCCCGTCAGCGGCGATCATCAATCCAAGCTGACGTTGATGTCGGAATCGCTGCGCAATGACGGACGCGTTTGGGCGCCAAAGAAAAAAGGCGACAACCGTCCGCCCGCGCAAATTCCCGAAGCTGAGCGCGATTATTTTCTCGAACGCAAATATCCCAGTTATGGCAATCTCGCGCCGCGCGATATTTCTTCGCGCGCCGCAAAGGAAGCTTGCGACGAAGGCCGCGGCGTCGGGCCCGGTGGACTTGGGGTTTATCTCGATTTTTCCGACTCCATCAAGCGCCTCAGCGAAGACGTGGTGCGCGAGCGTTACGGAAATCTTTTCGACATGTATGAAAAGATCACCGGCGAAAATGCCTATCGCATGCCGATGCGCATTTATCCCGCGGTGCATTACACGATGGGCGGGTCGTGGGTGGATTATAATTTGATGAGCAGCATCCCGGGGTTGTTCGTGGTGGGCGAGGCGAATTTTTCCGACCACGGCGCGAACCGCCTTGGCGCCAGCGCGCTCATGCAAGGCCTGGCCGACGGTTATTTTATTTTGCCTTACACCATCGGAAATTATTTTGCGTCCAGCAAACCTGCGAAGGTCACGACCGATCACGCTGAGTTCAAGAAGGCGCTCGAAGGCGTGCAGACCTTGACGAAAAAATTGCTTTCGATCAACGGCAAGCGCAGCGTCACGTCGTTCCATCGCGAGCTTGGAAAATTGATGTGGAACAACTGCGGCATGGCGCGCACCAAGGCGAGCCTCGAGGAAAATCTCAAGCGCATTCCCGAGTTGCGCGCGGAGTTCTGGGAAAATGTGAAAGTCACCGGCGAGAATGGCTCGCTGAACCAGGATCTCGAAGCCGCGGGCCGCGTGGCGGACTTTTTGGAATTCGGCGAATTGCTTTGCCTCGATGCCCTCACGCGCGAGGAATCCTGCGGCGGCCATTTCCGCGTGGAATACCAGACGCCCGACGGCGAGGCGCAGCGCGACGACGAAAATTTCTCGTTCGTCAGCGCGTGGGAATATCAGGGCCCGGACAAAAAACCGTTGTTGCACAAAGAGCCGCTCGTTTACGAGGACGTGCACATGTCGCAACGGAGTTACAAATAACCGCGCCCAACCAACCATCCGCAATTATGAATTTAACTTTGAAAATCTGGCGGCAGAAGGATGCGCAGGATGCGGGCCGGATCGAGACCTACGAGGCGAAGGACATCATCCCCGACATGTCGTTCCTCGAAATGCTCGACGTGGTGAACGAGGGCTTGATCGCGCGCGGCGAAGAGCCGATTGCGTTTGACTCGGATTGCCGCGAAGGCATTTGTGGGACGTGCTCGCTGGTCATCAATGGCAAGGCGCACGGCGGACAGGAAGGCACGACGGCTTGCCAGTTGCACATGCGCCGGTTCAAAGACGGCGATACCATCACCGTCGAGCCGTGGCGCGCGCGGGCGTTTCCGGTGTTGAAAGATTTGGTTACTGACCGCAGCGCGTTTGATCGCATCATCCAGGCAGGTGGTTTTGTTTCCGTGAATACCGGCGGCACACCGGACGCCAATGCGCTTCCCGTCGGCAAGGTCGAAAGCGACCGCGCGATGGATGCCGCCCAATGCATCGGTTGTGGCGCGTGCGTGGCTGCCTGCAAGAATGCTTCAGCGATGCTGTTCGTCTCCGCCAAAGTTTCGCATCTGAGTTTGTTGCCGCAAGGGCAAGTTGAGAAAGACCAGCGCGTCGCGAACATGGTCAAGCAAATGGATGTCGAGGGTTTTGGTAATTGCACCGTCACCGGTTCGTGCGAGGCGGTTTGTCCAAAGGAA
The sequence above is a segment of the Verrucomicrobiia bacterium genome. Coding sequences within it:
- a CDS encoding fumarate reductase/succinate dehydrogenase flavoprotein subunit, giving the protein MKIDSRIPSGPLASKWDQHKFDMKLVNPANKRKFDVIIVGSGLAGASAAATMAELGYKVKCFCFQDSPRRAHSIAAQGGINAAKNYQNDGDSVYRLFYDTIKGGDFRSREANVYRLAQVSVNIIDQCVAQGVPFAREYGGLLANRSFGGAQVSRTFYARGQTGQQLLLGAYQALSRQIGLGTVKMFPRTEMLDVVVIDNQARGIVVRDLVTGEISSHAADAVVLATGGYGNVFYLSTNARGCNVTATWRAYKKGAAFANPCYTQIHPTCIPVSGDHQSKLTLMSESLRNDGRVWAPKKKGDNRPPAQIPEAERDYFLERKYPSYGNLAPRDISSRAAKEACDEGRGVGPGGLGVYLDFSDSIKRLSEDVVRERYGNLFDMYEKITGENAYRMPMRIYPAVHYTMGGSWVDYNLMSSIPGLFVVGEANFSDHGANRLGASALMQGLADGYFILPYTIGNYFASSKPAKVTTDHAEFKKALEGVQTLTKKLLSINGKRSVTSFHRELGKLMWNNCGMARTKASLEENLKRIPELRAEFWENVKVTGENGSLNQDLEAAGRVADFLEFGELLCLDALTREESCGGHFRVEYQTPDGEAQRDDENFSFVSAWEYQGPDKKPLLHKEPLVYEDVHMSQRSYK
- a CDS encoding succinate dehydrogenase cytochrome b subunit; amino-acid sequence: MNFTNLFASSIGKKFIMAITGLLLFLFVVAHLAGNLQVFLGPEAINRYGNFLQTNIELIWPARIGLLVIVGLHIWAAIKLSAENRAARPQAYAHYEVVAASYASRTMLMSGLIILAFIIYHLLHFTAQVPGINFTGKNFADLHDAKQQHDIFAMLVLGFQNPLVAAFYVFAMFLLCLHLSHGLSAMFQSLGWKTPAYGPCLDRGARVVAWLIFAGYAIIPIAIQLGYGSSYLKEVLK
- a CDS encoding succinate dehydrogenase/fumarate reductase iron-sulfur subunit, whose protein sequence is MNLTLKIWRQKDAQDAGRIETYEAKDIIPDMSFLEMLDVVNEGLIARGEEPIAFDSDCREGICGTCSLVINGKAHGGQEGTTACQLHMRRFKDGDTITVEPWRARAFPVLKDLVTDRSAFDRIIQAGGFVSVNTGGTPDANALPVGKVESDRAMDAAQCIGCGACVAACKNASAMLFVSAKVSHLSLLPQGQVEKDQRVANMVKQMDVEGFGNCTVTGSCEAVCPKEISLSFIAKMNRDYSVALLKGTK